One window from the genome of Mauremys mutica isolate MM-2020 ecotype Southern chromosome 4, ASM2049712v1, whole genome shotgun sequence encodes:
- the LOC123369904 gene encoding zona pellucida sperm-binding protein 3-like: MGVPVGCWALLLLVTGAWAQNASVSVVCGSSQLQITVLADLFGNGVTVSARELTLGAGCAVTAVGPDRFQLEYLLSACGATMELLPDTIHYRNFLHYRPSAVRGVIRASTFSLPIDCFYPRTGNVSSLGLQPTWVPFSSTLMHRRHLDFALDVYDSTWSSPLSDPTYYLGDLINIQASVRTGSHAPLRIYVDECVARPSAASSIKYEVITDHGCLVDGQHSRSRFLAPQGDQFLRFQLDTFVFTGASNSQIYLLCHLKAVAAGPADQHNKACSYDPATAAWHSHEGGNCSCCASPAGCGSRRRRRHLLQDKEGLLGEADLQLGPIKLATNSFITLGFSPLTLTSTEPTSATAGAVELSSTVPISGTPKAIHPVLFSPNRAVNPIVRGDTKDSSGLQLPFSVTTLAIAVLCSLFVFLGILGCYCSTKRYHRGYRMGAVDVALGESGAVAMAPTASGDSNVASKKPGAVVAAACGESGSV, translated from the exons atgggagttcCTGTGGGTTGTTGGGCTTTGCTTCTTTTAGTCACTGGTGCTTGGGCTCAAAATGCTTCAG TGTCGGTGGTGTGTGGCAGCTCGCAGCTTCAGATCACGGTGCTGGCGGATCTCTTTGGCAACGGTGTGACTGTCTCCGCCAGGGAGCTGAcgctgggggctggctgtgctGTGACAGCTGTTGGGCCAGATAGATTCCAGCTAGAATATCTGCTATCAGCATGTGGGGCCACCATGGAG CTCCTCCCTGACACCATCCACTACAGAAATTTCCTCCACTACAGACCTTCTGCTGTGAGGGGTGTGATCCGAGCCagcaccttctccctccccataGACTGCTTCTACCCCAG gactggtaaTGTCTCTTCCTTGGGCCTCCAGCCCACCTGGGTCCCCTTCAGCTCCACCCTAATGCACAGACGGCACCTGGACTTTGCCCTAGATGTATATGACA GTACCTGGTCATCCCCCCTGTCTGACCCCACTTACTACCTTGGTGACCTGATAAACATCCAGGCATCTGTGAGAACTGGCAGCCATGCACCTCTGAGGATCTATGTGGATGAGTGTGTGGCACGGCCAAGTGCAGCATCTTCCATAAAATATGAGGTCATCACAGACCACGG GTGCCTTGTGGATGGGCAGCATAGCCGCTCCCGCTTCCTTGCCCCACAAGGAGACCAGTTCCTCCGTTTCCAGCTGGACACGTTTGTCTTCACCGGTGCTTCCAACAGCCAG ATCTACCTCCTGTGCCACCTGaaggcagtggctgctggccctgccGACCAGCACAACAAGGCCTGCTCCTATGACCCAGCCACTGCAGCCTGGCACTCCCATGAAGGAGGCAACTGCTCCTGCTGTGCTTCCCCTGCTGGCTGTGGGAGCAGGAGGCGGCGCCGGCATCTGCTTCAGGACAAGGAAG gactCCTGGGAGAAGCAGACCTCCAGCTCGGCCCCATCAAGCTGGCCACCAATTCCTTCATTACACTGGGCTTCAGCCCCCTCACATTAACTTCTACAGAGCCCACTTCTGCCACAGCAGGGGCTGTTGAGCTCTCTTCCACTGTGCCCATCTCTGGCACCCCTAAAGCCATCCACCCTGTCCTGTTCTCTCCCAATCGGGCTGTGAACCCCATTGTGAGAGGGGACACAAAGGATTCTTCGG GGCTGCAGCTCCCCTTCTCTGTTACCACCCTGGCCATCGCAGTGCTGTGCTCACTCTTTGTCTTCCTGGGAATCCTGGGTTGCTACTGCTCCACCAAGCGCTACCACAGAGGATACCGGATGGGTGCTGTTGATGTTGCCTTGGGGGAGTCTGGTGCTGTTGCCATGGCACCCACAGCCTCTGGGGACTCCAATGTAGCCTCTAAGAAGCCTGGTGCTGTGGTGGCTGCGGCCTGTGGGGAGTCTGGATCTGTATGA
- the LOC123369748 gene encoding transcobalamin-1-like, producing MRTTLVITLVGLLLLYLAPGGLCQGCAVNEAERPLVRDVQKKMIYSVNASAPPNPSILLALRLAQEHNKRIEQDMLNKLSQDTVERAVASFSSGQVALNILAQQASCSDPRRVSANNSTINLVRLLEQKFKAELHNIAIHGNPLTNFYQLSLDVLALCQLNSHLSPANASALLSPDHKKYYLGGQFSVDTAAVAVLAQICLQTRRQHLPLKVYKKIRQNVQWLVDKILAEKRRDGVIGNIYSTGLAMQALSVSSSYQKPGAWNCLQTLHRVLDEIPQGTFKNPMAASQVLPSLENRTYLDVSRLNCSMDPDNLPLSTARPTSPTRRPPSIRVTYTVADGVNKTFNDSISVTVPQGSVFFKVMEVAQDKDPSKFSFTYTQSSWGPYITSVQGLQADNNHRTYWQLLSNGSPLSQGAGDYVVSNGEKLEVKFSVY from the exons ATGAGGACGACTTTGGTGATCACGCTAGTTGGGCTCCTGCTCCTGTACCTtgcccctggggggctgtgccAAGGCTGTG CCGTGAACGAGGctgagcgccccctagtgagggATGTGCAGAAGAAGATGATCTATTCGGTGAATGCTAGTGCTCCCCCGAACCCCAGCATCCTGCTCGCCCTGAGGCTGGCCCAGGAGCACAACAAGCGCATTGAGCAGGACATGCTGAACAAACTGAGTCAGGACACAGTGGAGCGAGCTG TTGCGTCCTTCTCCTCGGGCCAGGTGGCCCTCAATATCCTGGCTCAACAGGCCTCCTGCTCTGACCCCCGGCGGGTCTCTGCAAACAACTCCACCATCAATCTGGTGCGTCTCCTGGAGCAGAAGTTCAAGGCAGAGCTGCACAACATAG CGATCCATGGCAACCCCTTGACCAACTTCTACCAGCTCAGCTTGGACGTGCTGGCCCTGTGCCAGCTGAACAGCCACCTCTCACCAGCCAATGCCAGCGCCCTCCTCAGCCCGGACCACAAGAAGTATTACCTCGGCGGCCAGTTCTCTGTGG ACACCGCAGCGGTGGCAGTCCTGGCTCAGATATGCCTGCAGACCAGGAGGCAGCATCTTCCCCTGAAGGTGTATAAGAAGATCAGACAGAATGTGCAGTGGCTAGTGGACAAAATCCTGGCTGAGAAGAGAAGAGATGGAGTGATCGGGAACATCTACAGCACTGGGTTGGCTATGCAG GCCTTATCTGTCTCATCCAGCTATCAGAAACCCGGGGCCTGGAACTGCCTCCAGACTCTGCACAGGGTCCTGGACGAGATTCCCCAGGGCACATTCAAAAACCCCATGGCTGCTTCTCAGGTCCTCCCTTCCCTGGAGAACAGGACCTACCTGGATGTGAGTAGGCTCAACTGCTCCATGGACCCAG ATAACCTCCCTCTGTCCACTGCCAGGCCCACCTCACCCACTAGGCgcccacctagcatcagagtcACCTACACTGTTGCCGATGGTGTAAACAAGACATTCAATGACTCTATCAGTGTCACCGTGCCCCAGGGTTCCGTCTTCTTCAAGGTGATGGAGGTCGCCCAGGATAAAGACCCCAGCAAATTCAG CTTCACGTACACGCAGAGCTCCTGGGGCCCGTACATCACCTCCGTGCAGGGGCTGCAGGCCGATAACAACCACCGCACCTACTGGCAGCTCCTGAGCAATGGCAGCCCGCTGAGCCAAG GTGCTGGGGACTACGTCGTCTCCAACGGCGAGAAGCTGGAGGTCAAATTCTCCGTGTACTGA